In the Phaseolus vulgaris cultivar G19833 chromosome 7, P. vulgaris v2.0, whole genome shotgun sequence genome, one interval contains:
- the LOC137829116 gene encoding uncharacterized protein, protein MDRSWINTSRISDTYEKGVEEFIQFAEHNVVSYNNGVRIRCPCINCLNGRILTVSEIREHLLCDGFLKSYTTWTWHGELLDLPSVHGGSEEVHFSMDDRLEDMIRDVGAESFANVVFENMSNDAETPLYPGSTNFTRLSAVLRLMNLKAMNGWTDKSFTELLQLLKDMLPEGNTLPNRNYEAKKILCPMGMEYRKIHSCPNDCILYRNEYEDLRRCPRCGLSRYKVKVGQNDEIDELTKEGPPAKVVWYLPIIPRLKRLFANADDAKNLRWHADNRKCDGLLRHPADSLQWKNIDKEFPEFGKESRNLRLGLATDGMNPFGNLSSNHSSWPVLLVIYNLPPALCMKRKYMMLSMMISGPKQPGNDIDVYLNPLIEDLKLLWNEGVDVFDAFKNESFRLHAMLFCTINDFPAYGNLSGYSVKGHRACPICQDKTSYEQLKHGRKTVYLGHRRFLKKYHLYRRLKKAFNGYQEHDICPTPLSGVEIYEKIKNVNVTFGKMKKKQTVSEIWKKRSIFFDLPYWCKLDVRHCLDVMHVEKNVCDSLIGTLLNIKGKTKDGVNARLDLIEMNIREELAPREVGKRTYLPAACYTLSKKEKTSFCECLKGVKVPQGYSSNVKSLVSMNDLKLIGLKSHDCHVLMQQLLPVAIRGILPKNVRHTITRLCSFFNSICSKEIDSQKLDELEEEIIVILCQLEMFFPPSFFDIMVHLVVHLVREIRLCGPVYMRWMYPVERYMKILKGYVKNQCRPEASIIERYISEESIEFCSEYMSKAKCIGVPEKAWHSRRFISKSSRGVHVISKSKEEVLQAHLYILNNTDEVLPYLDTHKDIVKYKNPRQSEKWVLIEHNKTFMSWFKQQIMNDPSASETLTWLANGLKFDVLCCSGYEVNGCLFYTKSRDDRSTVQNSGVTLEAESMQFSTAKDQNPVVGSMPYYGVIVEIWEVNYTKFTVPVFKCKWVDNKTGVKVDESGMTLVDFRKIGYHDEPFIMAHQASQVFYIQDPTSDHWSVVLHGKKQHNDPKDTNNDIYDKVSHSKTGRGPTRLKNMFKKISKDDKIPLSIDIHTGVPTGQHAKKYRSYLGVLSRERISILTQSWDHVTDHEKNMIWQDILTHYNIPNVETLKAKVLSDVGVKFRQFKSKLTTDYIYGKRKEENPCAKYASIDEETWQQFVNIRQTEKWQEVRNKAKANQAHSDTPHLLSHGGYKLLEQRMLEEKIKARSTSIEEMNSVDSLRPPSPPFRHEMWKGARINTLGTWSSKSTEETVERIDSLNEQSTQGTFKPCGRNDILNVALGRPEHPGRVRVAGYGVGIRSYFGPPSHSKEQLSNEPSQEYLLQLREQLKAEVTQELKESFMEEFSARMEMEFKKRLEGLGHSQQPPTMVEDEPPPPPIKKVSTKGSCSAVDLSGDDFGSTSQCELYVECNSSTRFVALGKCYEGVTMLHNVPLSSNLMKVTVEKVLYGDLAVPVPTSEVTIVAEALHTFVAWPRHLVRPIDSMQEPKTNLPLGKKKIVSIDDPLAALVEVATALDTTVLEVPWDANVFGRHSNLLLYVHMSDLLDLASGDQEINIISNRQPQNYECGYYVMQWMLTILQAEIMKGWDKAI, encoded by the exons ATGGATCGGAGTTGGATTAATACATCACGAATAAGTGATACTTACGAAAAAGGGGTGGAAGAGTTCATACAATTCGCAGAACATAATGTCGTTAGTTATAATAATGGAGTAAGGATAAGGTGCCCTTGTATCAATTGTttaaatggaaggatattgaCTGTTTCtgaaattagagaacatcttttgtgtgatggatttttgaaaagttatacgacatggacgtggcatggtgaattgttagacttGCCAAGTGTGCACGGAGGTTCGGAGGAAGTTCATTTCTCAATGGATGATAGAttagaagacatgattcgtgacGTGGGAGCAGAATCATTTGCTAAtgtagtttttgaaaatatgtctaatgatgcagagactcctttgtatcctggttcaactaacttcacacgattatcagcagtgttaaggttgatgaatttgaaggcaatgaatggatggaccgacaaaagttttacagaattgcttcaattgcttaaggacatgcttccagaaggaaataccttgcccaatcgaaattatgaggcgaaaaaaatactttgtccaatgggtatggagtatagaaaaatacattcatgtcctaacgattgtattttatacagaaatgagtatgaagatttaagaagatgtccCAGGTGTGGTTTGTCACGCTATAAGGTTAAGGTTGgtcagaatgatgaaattgatgaattgacaaaggaaggtcctcctgctaaggttgtttggtatcttccgataattccaaggcttaagcgtttgtttgcaaatgcagatgacgctaaaaaccttaggtggcatgcagataatagaaaatgtgatggattacttcgtcatcctgctgattctttgcagtggaagaatattgataaagaatttcctgaatttggaaaagaatcaagaaacttaagacttggattggcaactgatggaatgaatccctttggaaatttaagtagtaatcatagttcatggcccgttttgttagtgatttacaacttacctcctgcgttgtgtatgaagcgcaaatacatgatgttatctatgatgatctctggtccaaaacaacctggaaatgacatagatgtttatcttaatccattgattgaagatttgaaattattgtggaatgaaggggttgatgtgtttgacgcgtttaaaaatgaatctttccgattgcatgcgatgttgttttgtactatcaatgacttccctgcatatgggaacttgtcaggttatagtgtgaaaggccatagagcatgtccaatatgtcaagacaagacatcttatgagcagttgaaacatggaagaaaaaccgtgtatcttgggcatcgtagatttctaaagaaatatcatCTGTATCGTCGattgaaaaaagcttttaacggataccaagaacatgacatttgtcccactcccttaagtggtgttgaaatttatgaaaaaatcaaaaatgttaatgtgacttttggaaaaatgaagaagaagcaaacggtgagtgaaatatggaagaagagatcaatCTTTTTTGATCTTCCGTATTGGTGTAAGTTGGATGTTAGACACTGTCTAGATGTAATGCACgtagagaagaatgtgtgtgacagtctaataggaacacttctgaacattaaaggcaaaacaaaggatggtgtgaatgcacgtctggatttgattgaaatgaatatacgagaggaattggcaccgagagaagttggtaaacgtacatacttgcctgcagcgtgttacactttgtcaaagaaagagaaaacaagtttttgtgaatgtcttaaaggtgttaaggtaccacaaggctactcttcaaatgtgaagagtcttgtatctatgaatgatttgaaactaattggTTTAAAGTCACATGATTGTCACGTTCTGATGCAACAATTATTACCAGTGGCTATTCGTGGAATCTTGCCCaaaaatgttaggcatacaatcactcgactatgttcatttttcaattccatatgtagtaaagagattgactctcagaagttggatgaacttgaagaagaaataattgttatcttgtgtcaactcgagatgttttttcctccatctttttttgatattatggtacacttggttgttcatcttgtaagagaaatcagattgtgtgggccagtttatatgcgatggatgtatccagttgaacgatacatgaagattttgaagggatatgtgaagaatcaatgtcgtccagaagcttccattattgaaagatacatttcagaagaatctattgagttttgttccgagtacatgtcaaaagccaaatgtataggagttcctgaaaaagcttggcactctcgtagattcataagtaaatcttcaagaggtgtacatgtcataagcaaatctaaagaagaggttctgcaagcacacttgtatatcttgaataacactgatgaggtgttaccatacttagatacacacaaagacattgtcaaatataaaaatccaagacaatcagaaaaatgggtgttaattgagcataacaaaactttcatgtcatggtttaagcaacaaataatgaatgatccatcagcatctgaaacattaacatggcttgcaaacggtctcaaatttgatgttttatgttgttctggctatgaagtaaatggttgtttgttttacacaaagtctcgagatgataggagtacagtgcaaaatagcggagtcaccttggaggcagagtctatgcagttttcaactgcaaaggatcaaaatcctgttgtgggatcaatgccttattatggtgtcatagtagagatttgggaagttaattataccaagtttactgtacctgttttcaaatgcaagtgggttgacaataagactggtgtcaaagttgatgaatcaggaatgactttggttgactttcgaaagataggttatcatgacgaaccatttataatggcacatcaagcttcccaagttttctatatccaagATCCTACGTCTGACCACTGGTCTGTTGTGCTACatggaaaaaaacaacataatgacccaaaagatacaaacaatgacattt ATGATAAAGTTTCCCATTCAAAAACTGGTAGAGGACCTACAAGATTGAAGAATATGTTTAAGAAGATTAGTAAAGATGACAAAATACCTTTGTCTATTGATATCCACACTGGTGTGCCCACTGGGCAACATGCAAAGAAATATAGGAGTTATCTCGGAGTACTTTCTCGTGAAAGGATCTCTATCTTAACTCAGTCTTGGGATCACGTGACTGACCACGAGAAAAACatgatttggcaagatattctg ACACATTACAACATCCCGAATGTGGAAACCTTGAAAGCGAAGGTTCTTTCAGATGTGGGTGTCAAGTTTCGTCAgtttaaatcaaaattgacaacagattatatatatgggaaaaggaaagaagaaaatccttgtgcaaaatatgcatccattgatgaagaaacttggcAGCAGTTTGTCAATATTCGACAAACTGAAAAATGGCAG GAGGTTCGAAACAAAGCAAAAGCCAATCAGGCACATAGTGATACCCCACACCTATTGTCTCATGGTGGTTATAAGTTGCTAGAGCAAAGGATgcttgaagaaaagattaaagcacgTTCTACTTCCATTGAGGAAATGAATAGTGTAGATTCTTTAAGACCTCCATCCCCACCATTCCGACATGAGATGTGGAAGGGTGCCCGTATAAACACATTAGGGACATGGAGTTCTAAGTCTACAGAAGAAACAGTTGAACGCATT gattctcttaatgagcaatcaacacaggggacttttaaaccatgtggtcgcaatgatattcttaatgttgctcTCGGACGACCTGAACACCCTGGACGTGTTCGTGTAGCTGGATATGGGGTTGGGATTCGGTCATACTTTGGACCTCCATCACACAGCAAGGAACAATTGTCCAATGAACCTAGCCAAGAGTATTTACTACAACTACGTGAGCAGTTAAAGGCTGAGGTAACTCAAGAGCTTAAAGAAAGCTTCATGGAGGAGTTTAGTGCGCGAATGGAAATGGAGTTCAAAAAGCGGTTGGAGGGTTTAGGACACTCACAGCAACCACCTACTATGGTAGAAGATGAACCACCTCCGCCTCCTATTAAGAAAGTCAGCACTAAAGGGAGTTGTTCGGCAGTTGATCTATCAGGGgatgactttggctcaactagccAATGCGAATTATATGTTGAGTGTAATTCCTCAACCCGATTCGTTGCCTTGGGTAAGTGTTATGAAGGGGTCACAATGTTACACAATGTGCCTCTTTCTTCTAATTTGATGAAGGTCacggtggagaaggtcctttatgGTGATCTTGCAGTTCCTGTGCCGACATCAGAGGTGACAATTGTGGCAGAGGCATTACATACTTTCGTTGCCTGGCCTAGACATCTCGTCAGACCTATAGACTCTATG caggaacctaagacaaatTTGCCTctgggaaagaagaaaatagtctccattgatgatcctctggcggcattggtggaagttgctacagctttagatacaaccgtcttagaggttccatgggatgccaATGTTTTTGGAAGGCATAGTAATCTACTGTTGTACGttcacatgtctgatttgttggaccttgcatccggagatcaagagattaacataata tccaacaggcaacctcaaaattatgagtgcggttattatgttatgcagtggatgtTGACTATTTTGCAAGCTGAAATTATGAAAGGTTGGGATAag GCTATttga